The DNA sequence TTATGCAACCAATAATATTAAGCTTTGTGATAATTATAATATTACTAGTTGTAGTTAGTATTATTGCTTTTATTTATAAAAAATTAAAAAAAAGAAAACATAAAAAAGAAACAAAATTAATTAAAAGTAGAGAAGTAAAGTTCATTTTTTTAAAAAATTCTTTAAAAATTAATAAAACTATACTAATTGATGGAGAATGGGGAATTGGTAAAACAACTTTTTTAAATATCGCGTTGAAGAAATTAAATGATGAATATCATCAAATAAAGATTGATGTATTAATATTTAATAATAGAAAAGCTATAAAAGAAGAATTTACAAATCAATTAAAAAACATTTTTAAACAAGAAAATATATTTTTTAAAATTCCAGATGAGTTTAGTCATTTTATAGACTCTTTAGGAAATAACATTTTTTCTTTCTTTAAAAAAATATTGTTTGAAACTAGTTCTTTTCAAGAAGCAAAAGATAAATTAAATAATGATTTAAAGATATTAGATAGAGAAATAATTATAGTTTTTGATAATTTAGAAAGAATTATGAATACAGATTTCACTAATGATTCTATTTGGAAAGAAGTTATTTCTTTTATACATGAACTATCAGAATTAGAAAATATACGAATTATATTAGTTGCGGATTATAAAAAATTAGTAGGAGAGAATAAAGAAGAAAATTTAAACCTGCATAAGGAATATTTTGATAAATTTTATGATGAAATAATAAGTATAAAAAAAGCAGAGGTTGATAATATTATAGATGCACTTGATGAAGAGTATAAAAGTGAGAATGATGAAGAGTTGAATTATTTTAAAGAAATAGAAATGATATTACGTATAAATATATCTGCACAAATATCGAGTGATAATGATGATAAATCAGATAAATATAATAAATTGAAAAAATATGAAGATAGAAAGAAAAACCCAAGAGTAATAGAAAAAATTATAAAAAAATATAAAATGTTAAAAGAAGGTTTTAAAGATATAAAAAAAATAGAAAAGATCGATTTAATGAGAGCAGCAATATTTGAAATAATATATTTTGAAGAGTTACAAAATTATAATTTAGATAATTTTGAAGAAATTAAGAATATTAAATTTTTCGAAATATTTTTAGATGTTGTAGGAAAAAAAGATAGAATTAATATTTTTAAACAAATATTTTTTATTGAAAAGAAAACAATTTTAAGAAGTAAAATGGAGTTAGAAAAATTAGAAAAAAGTAAAAAAATAAATGAAATACGTTTAGAAAAAATAAATGAATATATAGAATATATTGAAGTATATAATGTAATTGAAAATAATATAAATAATTTATATAAGCCATATGATATTGTAATTAAAAATTTAGAAAAACTATATGAAGATGGTAAGATAAATGGAGAAGCATTTTATAAAACTATAAATAAAAAAATAATCTGGGAGATAGAGAGTAAAAAATCAAAGGATGAAATTGGGGATTTGTGTGAATTTATAAAAGTTAATAAAATTAATCCTAAATATGCTAATTCAGGAATTGATTTTTATGTTATGAATTTTTTTGAAGATGTTTTTAAAGATTTTATACGGATATTTTCAGATAAATATGATAATTTTTTTAAAACAGATGATTTTGGCTTTATGGTAAAGGCTGAAGGAGATCAAATGTTTCCAAATTATGATTTATTCATATCTTGGATAGAAGAAAAATTTGAAATTGAAATAAAAGAAAAGTATAATTTTGATGAGATATTAAAAGATATAAATAAACAAATATTAGATAAAAGTTTAAAAGAATTTCCTGATAGTGAGAAAATTGTGAAATTTTTTAAGAATAAATTTAAAATTTTATTTGGGAGATTAAAGATTTTATGTAATAATGATATGGTTGATAATGAAGATAAACTTGGATATAAAGCTATGGCTGAGCATGAAAAACAGTATATAGAAAGCTTAGAGAAGAAATCTGTAGAGGAGTTAACTAATAAATATTATATTTCAGTTCAGACAGAAGATAGTTTAAAGGAAATAGAAAAAATTTGTAGAAAAAGAATAGAAAAAGAGGAAGATATAGAAAATATAGTTAAACTATATGGTGTAGTTAGAGTAATAGAAAAAAATTTAAAAATAAGAAAATGATTGAAGAAGATGAAATGAAAAAGTTAAAAATGTTTTTAGATGAAAAAGATAAATGTAAAAAGATGAAGGATGTAATATTGCGTGAAAAATTAAGAAAGTATTTACTTAGTAAAGGTGAAACAAAAGATGAAATAAATAATATGTTAAGGCAAATAGATTTTGTATTATTATAAAAATGAAAAACTAGCCACATTGTGGCTAGTTTTATCTTGAATACAAAATAGAACTATTTTTTCTAGATGTAAAAGTGATGAAGTTTCTAAATAGTTTTATACTTCATATATCGTATTGGAGTATAGAGTTAAGATAATATCTCAAGAGAGGCGTTGAAATTTAAGATGAATTAACTTTATGATGCTTTAGAGAAAAGATAAATCTATAATAATTGAAAATAGGAAAATTTTGAAAGAGTAACTATAAATTTAAATTCACCTGAAAAGCGTAAGAGCAAAGAAATTCAAGGGTTTATGATAAAGATGCTTGAGAGTTGGTTTAATAGGAAAAAAATATTAAAAATTCTATTGACAAATACCTATAAATATTATATACTTTAATTGTGAGTGAGAGCTCACTTTTTTAAAACTGAATTAATGAGTGTTTGCTCACTCATTCGCAAAATTTAAATGGAGGACATATAAATGGACAAAAAAAGTGAAATTTTACAGGCTGCAATAAAAGTTTTTATGAGAGAAAATTATCAAAATATGAAAACTGCTATTATTGCAAAAGAAGCAGGAGTTGCTGAAGGAACAATTTATAGATATTTTAAAAATAAAAAAGAAATATTTGTAGAGATACTAAATTATTATAGTAAATATATACCAGAATATTTATTTGAAAATATAAAACAAAAAAATGATTTTGAAACAAACTTAAATATATTAATTGATAATTATGATAAATTAAGCAAAGAACATAAAAATTTCAAAAAAGCTTATTATAAAGGGCTTTCAGAAATAGAAGATGAAAGAATAAAGAATATATTAAAATTTACTTTAGAAGACAGTTTTAAAAGATTGGAAAATATATTTATTTGGGCTAACAATAAAAAAGAAGGAAATTTCACAAAAACTAGTATAGAAGTAATAACTAACACTTTATGGGGATTAGCAGAAGTGATAATGAAAAAAGAAATTTTAGGTTGTGAAGATGTAATGGAAAAAGATGAAATTAGTAAAATGGTAAAATTAATAATAAAATTAAAATGAGGAGGAGATGAGAATGAAAAAGTTTTTTAAACACCCTTGGATTATAATAAGTATAATCTTAATTGCAACAGGATTTTTTACAATTCAACTGCCAAAGTTGAAAATTAATAATGAGGTAAAGATATTTTTACCTAAAAATCATCAATCAAGAATAGCAAATGATAAAATGGAAGAGGTTTATGGAAGTGCTGAAGTAATGGCAGTAGCTCTTCATGTAAAGAGTGGGAATATTTTTCAATTAAATATAATAAATACAATTAAAAATTTAGAAGACAGAATTGAAAAGTTAGATAATGTAGAAAAGGTAGATGGTTTAACAAGTACTGATTATATTGATGGAACAGCTGATGGAATGAAGGTAGCATCTATTGTAAAAGAACTTCCTAAAACAGAAGCAGATTTGAATGTTATAAAAGGAAAATTACTTGATTGGAAATTGTATAGAGGTAATTTATATTCGAAAGATTTAAAATCTACACAAATTTTAGTTAAATTAAAAAAAGGAATAAAAATAGAAGAACAAGAAAAAATATATTTTGAAATAAAAGATATTTTAAAAGATAATTCTTCTAGCAACATAGAATATTATGTAGCAGGTACACCAGTAATAACAGTATTAATGGGGAAATATATGAAAAGTGATATGAAACATTTAATACCATTTGTATTGATAATAGTGTTACTTTCACTATATCTATCATTTAAAAATTTGGGTGGTGTATTATTACCATCAATAACAGTTTTAGTAAGTACAATTTGGACACTTGGACTTATGGCAATGTTAAATATAAATTTAACTCTGGTCTCAACGGTAATTCCAGTACTATTAATAGCAGTTGGAAGTGCATATGGAATACATATAATAAGTCATTATTATGATGAGATTAAAAGTATGGGTAAATGTGGAATAACGGAAGAAGAACATAGAGAATTAATATTTGAAACATTGCATAAAGTAGGAAAACCAGTATTATTAGCAGGACTTACAACAATAGCGGGATTTGGTTCACTAGCTACAAGTTCAATAATTCCAATAAAGAATTTCGGGATATTTACTGCAATTGGAGTTACGTCAGCATTAATTGTAGCATTAACTTTGATTCCAGCATTGTTATTGCTTAGACATAAAAATTTAAAATGTAGTGAAGAAGAAGATGATGATGGATTAATTAGCAGAATGCTTATTGGGTTTTATCACTATTTTGGGAAAAAAGCAATTAGAATATTGACT is a window from the Haliovirga abyssi genome containing:
- a CDS encoding P-loop NTPase fold protein, whose translation is MRKISLNIMLYIIIPFLLGITFKFKIKSFNIEKIYSVFFITVFCFLIFIFIYKNKEEICSIFIKILKFYSILLFLFFSNEMTLDFFKNIYEYTIIIMQPIILSFVIIIILLVVVSIIAFIYKKLKKRKHKKETKLIKSREVKFIFLKNSLKINKTILIDGEWGIGKTTFLNIALKKLNDEYHQIKIDVLIFNNRKAIKEEFTNQLKNIFKQENIFFKIPDEFSHFIDSLGNNIFSFFKKILFETSSFQEAKDKLNNDLKILDREIIIVFDNLERIMNTDFTNDSIWKEVISFIHELSELENIRIILVADYKKLVGENKEENLNLHKEYFDKFYDEIISIKKAEVDNIIDALDEEYKSENDEELNYFKEIEMILRINISAQISSDNDDKSDKYNKLKKYEDRKKNPRVIEKIIKKYKMLKEGFKDIKKIEKIDLMRAAIFEIIYFEELQNYNLDNFEEIKNIKFFEIFLDVVGKKDRINIFKQIFFIEKKTILRSKMELEKLEKSKKINEIRLEKINEYIEYIEVYNVIENNINNLYKPYDIVIKNLEKLYEDGKINGEAFYKTINKKIIWEIESKKSKDEIGDLCEFIKVNKINPKYANSGIDFYVMNFFEDVFKDFIRIFSDKYDNFFKTDDFGFMVKAEGDQMFPNYDLFISWIEEKFEIEIKEKYNFDEILKDINKQILDKSLKEFPDSEKIVKFFKNKFKILFGRLKILCNNDMVDNEDKLGYKAMAEHEKQYIESLEKKSVEELTNKYYISVQTEDSLKEIEKICRKRIEKEEDIENIVKLYGVVRVIEKNLKIRK
- a CDS encoding TetR/AcrR family transcriptional regulator; this translates as MDKKSEILQAAIKVFMRENYQNMKTAIIAKEAGVAEGTIYRYFKNKKEIFVEILNYYSKYIPEYLFENIKQKNDFETNLNILIDNYDKLSKEHKNFKKAYYKGLSEIEDERIKNILKFTLEDSFKRLENIFIWANNKKEGNFTKTSIEVITNTLWGLAEVIMKKEILGCEDVMEKDEISKMVKLIIKLK